In one Leptospira fletcheri genomic region, the following are encoded:
- a CDS encoding (2Fe-2S) ferredoxin domain-containing protein → MYYKKHVFVCDNIREEGERPSCGRAGSPLLLAYMKKRLKELGLKDRIRIQRSGCLDRCELGPVQVSYPEGIWFSIKTEEDAEIFLRNYIEKENADSIRHLLLEDEN, encoded by the coding sequence ATGTACTATAAAAAACACGTATTTGTTTGCGATAATATCCGGGAAGAAGGAGAAAGGCCTTCCTGTGGCAGGGCGGGTTCCCCTCTTCTACTCGCATACATGAAAAAGCGACTCAAGGAACTCGGTTTGAAGGATCGGATCCGCATCCAGCGGTCCGGCTGTCTGGATCGATGCGAGCTGGGTCCGGTCCAAGTCAGTTATCCGGAAGGAATTTGGTTTTCGATCAAGACGGAAGAGGACGCGGAGATTTTTTTACGCAATTATATAGAGAAAGAAAATGCGGACTCGATCCGCCATCTTCTTTTGGAAGATGAAAATTAA
- a CDS encoding LEA type 2 family protein: protein MESVKQTFPRKNPVTARFGAGIFLLLSLFAVSCFALRQNVKRLESCKFRVADVKAEKVEFISFPPIPKMLLRVDLEIENPNDTEVTVYGFDLSVTSPSGENGENELARIISKQETVVPAFSKKNVSLSLETLFEKRMNQNLLLVAAVLTRDILSGKDPNLRIKGFITYKSILGDVDLPVDERVKLQSKNKS from the coding sequence ATGGAATCCGTAAAGCAGACATTTCCGCGTAAAAATCCGGTTACCGCTCGATTTGGAGCAGGAATTTTCCTGCTCCTTTCGTTGTTTGCGGTATCCTGTTTTGCCTTAAGACAAAACGTGAAACGACTCGAATCCTGTAAATTTCGGGTCGCCGACGTTAAGGCGGAGAAGGTGGAATTTATCTCTTTTCCCCCGATCCCGAAAATGCTTTTACGTGTGGATTTGGAGATCGAAAATCCGAACGATACGGAAGTCACGGTCTACGGCTTCGATTTGTCTGTGACCTCGCCTTCCGGGGAAAACGGAGAGAACGAGTTGGCTCGGATCATTTCCAAACAGGAAACGGTCGTTCCCGCGTTTTCGAAGAAAAATGTCTCTTTGAGTTTGGAAACTCTTTTCGAAAAAAGGATGAACCAAAATCTTCTCTTAGTTGCCGCCGTATTGACTAGAGATATTCTTTCCGGAAAAGATCCGAATTTACGGATCAAGGGTTTTATTACCTATAAGTCCATTCTCGGAGACGTGGATCTTCCGGTAGACGAAAGGGTAAAATTGCAGTCCAAAAACAAGAGTTAG
- a CDS encoding ribonuclease D, protein MQIQSDYIVIDNVRSLQLALITLSQSDCLSVDTESSGYYTYYSKVCLIQISSRGKNYIFDPIRLDDVSGLGPLFENPAILKIFHSASDDIKALKRDFSFKFENIADTMFSSRLLDLEQNSLLYLVEHYHKVKLSKKEQKSNWEKRPLDKSQLQYAALDTVYLESIWEKMKEELTKRKLLDEALSEFKKLAEEESEPFEGFSITLEKFPNVLELSSDERRALYDTLVFRDEKARRFNKAPFRIWNNDKVLELVKARRDSAKLIESVGKKDADHLLSIYNNPGGPPIPKNDLFKRATEDLAGEDADRFKRLRQWRETIMSIRRMGHNLMPSNKNIAEIAKKNPKGIDELRELGIFSEWKVQNYGPSILNALQSKPYETTLTNLIPIKKKFD, encoded by the coding sequence ATGCAAATACAATCCGATTATATCGTAATCGATAATGTCCGAAGTCTTCAGTTGGCATTGATCACTCTATCTCAATCGGATTGCCTTTCCGTAGACACGGAATCCTCGGGTTATTACACGTATTATTCAAAAGTCTGCCTGATCCAAATCTCTTCGAGAGGAAAAAACTACATTTTCGACCCTATCCGTTTGGACGACGTATCCGGACTCGGTCCCCTCTTTGAAAACCCTGCGATTTTAAAAATATTCCATTCCGCATCCGACGATATCAAGGCGCTGAAACGGGACTTTTCTTTCAAATTCGAAAATATCGCCGATACCATGTTCAGCTCCCGATTATTAGACTTGGAACAGAACTCTCTTCTCTACTTAGTCGAACATTATCACAAAGTAAAATTATCGAAAAAGGAACAAAAATCGAATTGGGAAAAACGTCCCTTGGACAAGAGCCAACTCCAATACGCCGCTCTGGATACCGTTTATTTGGAATCGATCTGGGAAAAGATGAAGGAAGAGTTGACCAAACGAAAATTATTGGACGAGGCCCTGTCCGAATTCAAAAAACTGGCGGAAGAGGAATCGGAACCTTTCGAAGGTTTTTCCATCACCCTGGAAAAATTCCCGAACGTCCTGGAATTGAGTTCCGACGAACGGCGAGCCTTATACGATACTCTCGTATTCCGAGATGAAAAAGCCCGACGATTCAACAAAGCTCCGTTCCGGATTTGGAATAACGACAAGGTCCTAGAGCTAGTAAAGGCCCGACGGGATTCAGCCAAATTGATCGAGTCCGTCGGCAAGAAAGACGCGGATCATTTGCTATCTATATACAATAACCCGGGCGGCCCGCCGATCCCCAAAAACGATCTGTTTAAACGCGCAACCGAAGACCTCGCTGGAGAGGATGCGGATAGATTCAAAAGGCTGAGACAATGGAGGGAAACCATTATGTCCATTCGGAGAATGGGCCACAATCTGATGCCTTCCAATAAGAATATCGCGGAGATCGCCAAGAAAAATCCGAAAGGGATCGACGAGTTACGGGAATTGGGTATTTTTTCGGAATGGAAAGTTCAGAATTATGGTCCGTCGATTTTGAATGCACTTCAATCAAAACCGTACGAAACTACTCTTACGAACCTGATTCCGATCAAAAAGAAATTTGATTAA
- the purF gene encoding amidophosphoribosyltransferase, which translates to MSSIPNKSNLRTLVRDDKPKEECAIFGIFNSPEAANFAYLGLYSMQHRGQESSGIVTSDGEHLYRYAGMGLVANIFTEGKIRELVGNSAIGHNRYSTTGASFLRNAQPLRVESHLGPIALAHNGNLVNSWEVRSQLEKEGSIFQTTIDSEVIVHLMARSGETDLLSALSSALKKVRGAYSLVVLTKTQLIAVRDPNGFRPLVMGRRDDGSYVFASETCAFDITDTIYERDVEPGEMIVVDRSGPRSFYPFPQARPALCIFEYIYFARPDSNIFGESVYKVRKALGSQLAKELPVDADVVIPVPDSANIAALGYSEASGIPFQSGLIRSHYIGRTFIEPDQKIRDFGAKIKYNVVKNVVEGKRVVIVDDSIMRGTTSRKIIKMIRNAGATEIHLRVSAPPTISPCYYGIDIPTHKELIAATHTIEEIRKYLRVDSIAYLSVDSMHKAVQEHRGGGFCNACFTADYPVEFQSEIGNQKSLFREYEVEERV; encoded by the coding sequence ATGAGCTCGATTCCCAATAAGTCCAATCTACGGACCCTAGTCCGAGATGACAAACCAAAAGAAGAATGCGCTATTTTCGGGATTTTTAATTCCCCGGAAGCCGCTAACTTCGCCTATCTGGGCCTTTATTCCATGCAGCACAGAGGCCAAGAATCCAGCGGAATCGTTACCTCCGACGGAGAGCATCTTTATCGATACGCCGGAATGGGGCTTGTGGCGAACATTTTTACCGAAGGAAAGATTCGGGAGCTCGTGGGAAATTCCGCTATCGGCCACAATCGATATTCCACTACGGGTGCCAGCTTTTTGAGGAATGCCCAACCTCTGCGTGTGGAGTCGCATCTAGGTCCTATCGCTTTGGCTCATAATGGAAATTTGGTAAATTCCTGGGAAGTTCGTTCCCAGCTCGAAAAGGAAGGCTCCATCTTCCAAACTACGATTGATTCGGAAGTCATTGTGCACCTAATGGCTAGATCCGGAGAAACGGATCTTCTATCCGCTCTTTCTTCCGCCTTGAAAAAGGTCAGAGGAGCGTATTCGTTAGTGGTGCTTACCAAGACGCAATTGATTGCAGTACGGGACCCCAACGGTTTTCGGCCCCTCGTAATGGGAAGGAGAGATGACGGTTCCTACGTGTTCGCTTCCGAAACCTGCGCGTTCGATATTACGGATACGATATATGAAAGGGACGTAGAACCGGGAGAAATGATCGTAGTAGATCGCTCAGGTCCCCGATCTTTTTATCCGTTTCCACAGGCAAGACCGGCTCTGTGTATATTCGAATATATTTATTTTGCTCGTCCGGATTCCAATATTTTCGGGGAATCCGTTTACAAAGTGCGAAAGGCTCTAGGAAGTCAATTGGCCAAGGAATTACCGGTCGACGCAGACGTAGTCATTCCGGTACCGGATTCCGCTAATATCGCTGCATTAGGCTATTCCGAGGCTTCGGGCATTCCCTTCCAATCCGGATTGATACGCTCGCATTATATAGGCAGAACCTTCATCGAACCCGATCAAAAGATCCGCGATTTCGGCGCCAAGATCAAATACAACGTAGTCAAGAACGTTGTGGAAGGAAAGCGAGTCGTAATCGTGGACGATTCCATTATGAGAGGAACCACAAGCAGAAAGATCATAAAAATGATCCGCAATGCCGGCGCGACGGAGATTCATTTACGCGTTTCCGCGCCGCCTACGATTTCGCCCTGCTATTACGGAATAGACATACCGACTCATAAGGAATTGATCGCCGCGACTCATACGATAGAAGAGATCCGGAAATACCTGAGAGTGGACTCCATCGCGTATTTATCTGTGGACTCCATGCATAAGGCGGTCCAAGAACATAGAGGCGGCGGCTTTTGCAACGCCTGCTTTACGGCGGATTATCCGGTGGAATTCCAGAGTGAAATCGGAAATCAGAAAAGTTTGTTCCGAGAATACGAGGTCGAAGAAAGGGTTTAG
- a CDS encoding LIC13259/LIC11441 family protein, with protein sequence MKLGILTTFTLALLFLDCGKKELKPVTDAEKPLFETVLQKNQEVIDGLLKTENRAPDTQELEKALDSLASANGGLSETAAELKKALKEVEAPDLEGSLIAYSKFSDLLASTMKGRGLENGRNRFYCPMVKKTWVASGSKIRNPYAPDMRDCGDIVP encoded by the coding sequence ATGAAACTCGGCATTCTTACGACATTTACTCTCGCTTTGTTATTTCTCGATTGTGGAAAGAAAGAATTAAAACCGGTTACCGATGCGGAAAAGCCTCTTTTCGAAACCGTATTACAAAAAAACCAGGAAGTGATCGACGGTTTACTGAAAACCGAAAACCGAGCTCCGGATACGCAGGAATTGGAAAAAGCCTTGGACTCGCTGGCTTCCGCCAACGGGGGTTTGTCCGAAACCGCCGCCGAGCTCAAAAAAGCGTTAAAAGAAGTAGAAGCTCCCGACCTGGAAGGTTCTCTGATCGCATATTCCAAATTCAGCGATCTACTTGCTTCCACCATGAAAGGAAGAGGTTTGGAAAACGGTCGAAATCGCTTCTATTGTCCTATGGTCAAAAAAACCTGGGTGGCTTCCGGAAGCAAGATCCGAAATCCTTACGCTCCGGACATGCGGGATTGCGGAGACATCGTTCCTTAA
- a CDS encoding zinc-binding dehydrogenase — MSKKWEIPKTYSAYELKEYSEQPGRAKIVEKETKPLKKGDVLIRIHSASINPSDLMFMRGLYGIKKKLPVVPGFEGSGVVVASGGGWRANSLLGKAVACTAPGKGDGTYSEYMITDGFSCIPLTKETTLEQGACLFVNPITALAMMERIVGEKHKAFVQTAAASALGKMILRLSIKKGIPGIHIVRRKEQSDLLKSLGAQHVLDSSSPNFERELRVLSGKLEATIMLDAVAGELTGKVLAAMPYGSKCVVYGALSEEPISYHAGMGIFQDKKIEGFWLSSWLPAQSPWRLWRITSEVRSLLGQEFQTEIASRIPLKEADRAIKEYAENMTRGKVLIQTGWNP; from the coding sequence ATGTCAAAGAAATGGGAAATTCCGAAAACGTATTCAGCTTACGAACTAAAGGAATATAGCGAACAACCCGGAAGGGCAAAAATCGTAGAAAAAGAAACGAAACCCTTAAAGAAGGGAGACGTACTGATCAGGATCCATTCGGCTTCCATCAATCCTTCCGATCTGATGTTCATGCGCGGGCTCTACGGGATTAAAAAGAAATTACCCGTGGTTCCGGGTTTCGAAGGAAGCGGGGTCGTAGTCGCGAGCGGGGGCGGATGGCGCGCAAATTCCCTACTTGGAAAGGCCGTTGCTTGTACCGCTCCGGGGAAAGGAGACGGAACATATTCGGAATATATGATTACGGACGGTTTCTCCTGCATTCCCCTTACGAAAGAAACCACATTGGAACAAGGGGCTTGCCTATTCGTGAATCCGATCACTGCCCTAGCCATGATGGAGCGGATCGTCGGGGAGAAGCACAAGGCATTCGTCCAGACGGCGGCGGCATCCGCATTGGGAAAAATGATCCTTAGGCTTTCGATCAAAAAAGGAATTCCCGGAATACATATCGTAAGAAGAAAAGAGCAGTCGGATTTGCTGAAATCTCTAGGCGCCCAACACGTCCTGGATTCCTCCTCTCCGAATTTCGAACGAGAGCTGCGAGTTCTTTCGGGCAAACTGGAAGCTACCATTATGCTGGACGCGGTGGCGGGAGAATTGACAGGGAAGGTTTTGGCCGCGATGCCGTACGGAAGTAAATGCGTCGTTTATGGTGCTTTGTCCGAAGAGCCGATTTCCTATCATGCGGGGATGGGGATTTTCCAGGATAAGAAAATCGAGGGTTTCTGGTTGTCTTCTTGGTTGCCTGCCCAGAGCCCATGGAGACTCTGGAGAATTACTTCCGAAGTTCGATCTCTGCTTGGACAGGAATTCCAAACGGAAATCGCTTCTCGAATCCCTTTGAAAGAAGCGGATCGAGCCATAAAGGAATATGCAGAGAATATGACTAGAGGAAAGGTGTTGATCCAAACCGGATGGAATCCGTAA
- a CDS encoding RNA polymerase sigma factor, whose amino-acid sequence MKHPEPIVCDPADWACIQKVLAGDYDSFEELVLRYETLVYSQARKAFRNETEAEDFTQDVFLKAFEGLSTFKGRAKFSTWVFSIARNEIIRRYRKDHPEIEASLEGVSAESSPDSSSTQESNLMEKETNEKIRSLVDKLPELYRKPISLHYFENMSYKDISENLNLKMNTLKSYIFRGKEILREWLKKENETGKD is encoded by the coding sequence ATGAAACACCCAGAGCCTATCGTTTGCGATCCTGCGGACTGGGCTTGCATTCAAAAAGTCCTAGCCGGAGATTACGATTCGTTCGAAGAGCTAGTCCTTCGATACGAGACCTTGGTGTATTCCCAGGCCAGAAAAGCGTTCCGTAACGAGACTGAGGCGGAGGACTTTACTCAGGATGTTTTCTTAAAGGCCTTTGAAGGTCTGTCGACGTTCAAGGGAAGGGCAAAATTCTCAACTTGGGTCTTTTCCATAGCGAGAAACGAAATCATTCGCAGATACCGCAAGGATCACCCGGAAATAGAGGCTTCGCTCGAAGGCGTTTCCGCGGAATCCAGTCCGGATTCCAGCTCGACTCAGGAATCGAACCTTATGGAAAAAGAAACGAATGAAAAGATCCGCTCCCTAGTGGACAAACTCCCTGAATTGTACAGAAAACCGATTTCCCTACATTACTTCGAGAACATGTCCTATAAGGACATTTCGGAAAATTTGAACTTGAAAATGAACACTCTCAAGAGTTATATTTTCCGTGGGAAGGAAATACTCCGAGAATGGTTGAAAAAGGAAAATGAAACCGGAAAAGACTGA
- a CDS encoding NUDIX hydrolase codes for MKLDLEELRQRLPLNRDGEDSTPPQNVAISSVIMPLFRNGNGYGFLLQKRNSKLSAHPGQIAFPGGVKEPEDKDLLSTALREWTEEMGAPSQDLEVIGNYKGIYTHTGFHITPFLSLYNGNFEFFYNREEVEKIIRLDLDRLNEVPFYGLRMKRNPEGPPLDIYYFDLQEGLLWGATARILVSFLREHSNFEREPLLRNPNLSVPPFLDPKK; via the coding sequence ATTAAGTTAGACTTAGAAGAACTACGACAAAGACTACCGCTCAACCGAGATGGAGAAGATTCCACCCCTCCGCAAAACGTCGCGATCTCCTCGGTGATCATGCCTCTATTCCGCAACGGAAACGGTTACGGTTTTCTATTACAAAAGAGAAATTCCAAACTTTCAGCCCACCCCGGGCAAATTGCATTTCCTGGAGGAGTAAAAGAACCGGAAGACAAGGATCTTCTTTCCACCGCTCTGCGGGAATGGACCGAAGAAATGGGAGCCCCTTCCCAAGATCTGGAAGTGATCGGAAATTATAAAGGAATCTACACTCACACCGGATTCCATATTACGCCCTTTTTATCCCTTTACAACGGGAACTTCGAATTCTTCTACAACCGGGAAGAAGTCGAAAAAATCATCCGTTTGGATTTAGACCGCTTAAATGAGGTTCCGTTCTACGGTCTCCGCATGAAAAGGAACCCGGAAGGCCCCCCGTTGGATATCTATTACTTCGATTTACAGGAAGGACTATTATGGGGGGCGACGGCTCGGATTTTGGTAAGCTTCTTGAGAGAGCATAGCAATTTTGAGAGAGAACCTCTCTTACGAAACCCGAATCTCTCAGTTCCTCCGTTCTTGGATCCGAAAAAATAG
- a CDS encoding LIMLP_16695 family PerRB-regulated protein, whose amino-acid sequence MSRFKSIFDRARRTSYLKESWKEEEWYATLADRPGIETKIPFFKKEEENRIQVAVLSR is encoded by the coding sequence ATGAGCAGATTTAAATCTATATTCGATCGCGCGAGACGCACCAGTTACCTGAAAGAGAGTTGGAAAGAAGAAGAGTGGTACGCTACCTTGGCGGACCGACCGGGAATCGAAACCAAAATTCCTTTCTTTAAAAAAGAAGAGGAAAATAGAATCCAAGTCGCCGTACTGAGCAGATGA